The segment ACAAGGAGGTCGGTTTGGGACAAAAGACACATCCAAAAGGATTCCGGTTGGTTTTAAACAAGGACTGGAATTCCAGGTGGTTTGCTGATAAAGAATTCGCACAGTTGATTCAGGAAGACAAGAAAATCCGTGATTTTCTGAAAAAAAGGTTGTTTGAAGCTGGTATTGCGCGGATTGAGATAGAAAGGGCGGCCAATAAAGCCAAAATTATTATTTTTACGGCTCGGCCCGGGATCGTTATCGGCAAAAAAGGGTCCCAGATTGAAATCCTGAAAAAGGATTTGGAAAAAAAGATCAGCCGTGAGGTCATCCTGGATATCCAGGAGGTCCGTAAACCGGAGGTCGAGGCCCAATTGGTGGCCGAAAATGTGGCTTCCCAGTTGGAGCGTCGGGTGGCCTTCCGGCGGGCCATGAAAAAGGCGGTGAGTTCCGCCAGGAAATTCGGGGCCAAAGGGATTAAGATCGCTTGTGCCGGACGTCTGGGTGGGGCGGAAATGGCCCGGACGGAGTGGTATCGGGAAGGCCGGGTGCCGCTGCACACCCTGCGGGCCGATATCGATTACGGGTTTGCCGAGGCGGCTACAACCTATGGCCTTATCGGAATCAAGGTCATCATCTTTAAAGGGGAAAAATTAGCGGAAATGCCGGTTTAAAAAAAACAGGCAAGAGGCAAGGGGCACGAGGCGATAGGCGAAAGCCGGATAGGGAAATGCGTTAACCTATAGCCCATTGCCTATAGCCCATAGCCTGAACTATAAGGAATATCTGTCATGCTCAGTCCAAAAAAAGTAAAATTTCGCAAACAACAAAAGGGCCGGATGCGGGGCGCCGCCTATCGGGGTTCCAATTTGGAATTCGGCGACTTCGGTCTTCAGGCCATGGAATGCGGGCGCTTGACCGCCCAGCAGATCGAAGCCGCCCGTATCGCCATGACCCGTTCCATCAAGCGGGGTGGAAAG is part of the Deltaproteobacteria bacterium genome and harbors:
- the rpsC gene encoding 30S ribosomal protein S3 — its product is MGQKTHPKGFRLVLNKDWNSRWFADKEFAQLIQEDKKIRDFLKKRLFEAGIARIEIERAANKAKIIIFTARPGIVIGKKGSQIEILKKDLEKKISREVILDIQEVRKPEVEAQLVAENVASQLERRVAFRRAMKKAVSSARKFGAKGIKIACAGRLGGAEMARTEWYREGRVPLHTLRADIDYGFAEAATTYGLIGIKVIIFKGEKLAEMPV